Proteins from one Plodia interpunctella isolate USDA-ARS_2022_Savannah chromosome 7, ilPloInte3.2, whole genome shotgun sequence genomic window:
- the LOC128671562 gene encoding alkylglycerol monooxygenase-like, giving the protein MFWIHTEAIKSLGPLEYILNTPSHHSIHHGSNPFCIDVNYGGALIVWDKLFGTFRPEKEGDCIVYGLIYNQPSFNPLHLQ; this is encoded by the exons ATGTTCTGGATCCACACTGAGGCGATCAAGAGTCTGGGTCCTCTGGAGTACATACTGAACACGCCCAGTCATCATAGTATTCACCACG GCAGTAACCCATTCTGCATTGATGTGAACTATGGAGGAGCTCTAATCGTCTGGGACAAATTGTTTGGCACCTTCAGGCCTGAGAAAGAAGGAGATTGCATTGTATATGGGTTGATATATAACCAACCCTCATTCAACCCTCTTCACTTGCAG TAG